TCCAGGTTGAGTTTCCCGACGTTCAAACGCCATGCGTAATGCATTGGTGACCAGCGCCTCTGTCATACTGGTATCCAGCGACCAACCGACAATACTGCGCGAATATAGATCCATTACCACCGCCAAATAGAGCCACTGCTTTTCAACCCAGATATACGTAATATCCGTTGTCCACTTCTCATTAGGTTTGTTCGCGCCAAAGCGACGCCAGAGTAGATTCTCTGACACGTTGTGCATCGTCAAGGCATGGCTTCCATAATTAAACGCCTTACCGTTGTGGGCCTTTAAACCCTGTAGTTTCAGCACATTGGCAACAAAGTTCACTGAACAAGGATAACCTATGGCCTGCAACTCTTTGGCGATGCGCGGCGCACCATAGCGTGCTTTGTAAGTCGCATAGGTGTCCATAATCTGACGCTCGCGGCACTCCCGCTTCTGCTGCCGCTGGCTCTTTTCCCCCCGAACAGCCCAGCGATAAAAGCCACTGCGAGAAACGGACAATACACGGCACATTAGCGTTACCGAAAATGCCTCCAGATGCTCACGAATTAATGCGTACTTCACTCGTGCTGGTTCGCAAAGTACGCAGCTGCCTTTTTTAAGAAGGCCAACTCTTTTTCAAGCTCTGCATTTCTTCGCTTTAATTGACGCAGCTCATCACTTTCATTTTTTGAATAATCGACCCCCGCCACCGAATTGAATTGCTTTTCAGAAAGACGGGTAAACTGACGGCGCCAGTTGTAAATTTGCTGTGCACTAATACCGAGATCCCGCGCTACTGAAGCAGTGGTATTGCCCTCCTGCTCTGCGCGTTTAACGGCTTCGCGGCGAAACTCTTCGGTATAAGCTTGTGTTTTTTTACGTGCCATAGTGAGCACCTCCATATAGGGTTTTCTAACTATACAGGGTGTCTACAATTGGTGGGTAACTCGGCCTCTTAACGCCTAGTTCAGCGGCAGTTTTTAAGTTGTGGTTTTATGGAATACTTTTGCGCAGCAAAACCATAAAGCCGCGACTTAAAAACTTTCCAGCACACGAAGTGTGCGATGCTGGAACGACTTGTTATGTGCTATACATATTTTGGTCTTTTTCCAGCTTTAATTTGACGCGCAAGCCAAATTATTATTGGCGTGCCGAGAATGCTTGGTAAGAACCATATAAAAATATTACCGGAGCCAAAATTTACAACTAAAACTGCTGTAGCCATGGCTATAAAAGAGCCTGCTTGACCTGTTAAGTGAAACCGAAGCCAATTACGCCATTTTAATTTGGCCGCAAGAAAGCCAACCAGGGCAAAAGCATAGGAAAAAAGTGCAATAGGTAAAAACCACCATAGGCGCTCCCAATTTAGCAAGGATAATGCTACAGCCGATAGAGAAAGCATTAGAAATAGCCAGTGGTAAATATTACCCAAAAGCGTATGTATGCCTTTACGCTTTTTAGATGCAAATGCACCGAAGCCGATTACCAAGCCTGCGGCTCCGCAAAATATATGCAAAATTAATATTATAATTTCCATATTTAAGATAATTTTTCAGCCTAAGAAAACATAACGTTAAGCACAACGGCAGTTTGTAAATTGCGCGTTGTGAAATACTTTTGCGTAGCAAAACAACATAAGCGCGACTTACAAACTGTTCAGCACACGAAGTGTGCGTGCTGCAACGCTTGTTATGAGTTTTACTTTCCACCAAACAGCCTTGATATAAAACCTTTTTTTGGTTTTTTGTTTTCTCTAATACTCTCAATCTCTTGCCATACAGGATTAGCTGCTTTTTCTAAGGGGTCATGTATTTCAATAAGTTTATTTACCAGATTAAATGTTGTTTCATAATTTGATATTTCGTGCTCACAAACTTCTATTGATTTATCAAAAATGTAGGGAAATATTTTGCACCACACGGAGTAATATTTTCGACAGTATGTCTCTGTTCCGAATATTTGACCATGCGGGCCACATATAAGTGCGTGAGTTATTGTTTTACGCCGGCCATTTATTTCTTTTGCTTTTTCGATTTGAGATTCGTTTAAAGTAACAAGAGTTAAATTATATTTCATTTTTGTGGTTTTCTCATAACGTTGCGATAACCGGTGGTTTTTAAGTAGCACTTTTGCCATAAAATGGAGCGAAGCGGAATGGCAAAAATGCTACTTAAAAACCATCCGGTTGATTGCCTTGTTAGCTGCTTACTGCCAATTTTTAATTGCTCTTTCTATATGCTTTTTCTCAACCAATTCAAAATTACTTAGGCACCATTTTAAAAAAGACAGCACGGTTGATTTTTGCTGGCTGTTACAGAGGTGCTTGAAATTAAGGTGACTATTTGCAGTGTCTTTAGCTCTACCATATTCGGAAAGACAACTCAAAGTATATGAGCAGACAAGATTACCGTTTTCTTCTCCGTGCTTCATGCACCATTTCAAATAAGCTGGAACAATAACCATAAGGTCTAGTTCACCCTCAATTTCCATTAAATTCGGGTTGCGCTCAATAAATTCTTCCGTTATGACTCCGTCAGAGAATTTACCGAATGCATTTTCTATTTCTTGCGATATATTCATTTTTTTGGGTTCAGCTAACAGTTTATTAGACGGCTACAGCCGTATATCACTTTTATTTGACTTCACCAAATTGAATTAGTCAATTGTTTCTATTGGCATTTATTGGAATGCTAAAGCCTCAATAAATCAGATATACGGCGCGAGCCGTTTATAGCGAAAGACCAATTAAAGACTATCACACAAGCGAGCGCCAACAAAAATTTCACCTTATTACCTACCCCCTTTAAAAAGGGCAAAAAAAACCCGGCGCGAAGCCGGGTAAGCGTGGGGTGTACGACTACTGTTAAAGGTTAGAACTGACTGATAAATTTCCAGGCTTCTTGTGGAATCCAACTTTCTGGTTGACCAGCATCGTGTTGCGATGGCCAGTGTCCGCCATCAAATGCACACCAACGTACCGGGTAGCCCGCTGTACAGCCCTGATAAGAGGTGCATATGTGCGTGCCGCTTCCGCGTGATGGTTCAAGCGGGTTTTGTGCGGTACATCTGTTGTTTCTGACAAAGCGATCACGCAGAGAGCGACCTTGGGAAATGCTCAGCACATTGTCATCCAAACCATGGGTCGCGAAATATGCGATTGGTAAGGTTCCGCCGTCACAACCGCTTAGCTGTGCGCCTGCATAGAGTGCAACACCACGGAAAACATTGGCGCGTGCACAGGCTACTGCATTTGACATGCCTGCACCGTAGCTAAAGCCGGTAGCAAAGATTCTGCTTTTATCGATACAGAAGTTGGACTGGATTTGATTCAAAATAGCATCGGTAAATGCAAGATCACGGCCACCGCTATTTGCCCAGCCTTTATCTATGCCTTCCGGTGCAATAAAGATTGTGCTGTTTTGCGCGAGGTTCCACAGGCCGTAATAAGGTGTTTCGGTTGCAGAACCATTACCGCCATTGGCAACTTGTGTAGCATCGCCGTTTAACCAGTGGTAACCAATAATCAAACGATAGGGATTTTGATTATTGTAGTTGTCCGGTACGCGCAGAATATATGAACGATTCAATCCATTCACATTGAGATTATGGCGGCCATTTTGTTGGCTGCGAGCTTTACCACATCCGTCACTGGGTATAGCGCCATTTGGATTGGTGGGTGTTGTCGGCGGATCTATAACACCTGAGTATGGACCAATATGTACCCAATCCAGGTCTACATAATCTGTCGCGCCGACAGTGACGCGAATTTTTTGATAACCGGGTTTCAAGCGAACCTTGCCCGCTGACCAGGTTTTAAATTCACCCCAGTTATTAACGTTCGGCACCTGGAAGGATTCAATCAGCGTGGTGTTGCACTGTGAGATTTTTAATGTGCGCCCCGTACCTACAGCACCGGAACGAATGATTACATCGTAATCGCCTTCCGTTTCGACGTAGACAGTGTATTCAAGCCATTCACCAGCAGTCATCCAGCCAACGGCGTGACCATTAGTAATGGTTTTGATGTCTACGCCGGTATCTGTGCGATAAGCACCGCCTTCGTTGGCCGCTGTGCTATCAAAGTAACCGGCAGGATCAAAATCTTCCGCCTGGATTGTTGCCGGGATACGTGGCGCCAGCATTTGAAATGCATTCTCTACCTGACTTGGACAGGCATTACTCGCCACACTCGATGAGGTACGCGAGGACGATGAACTGGTACGCGATGATGAAGCAACAACAATAGATGAACTTGAACTGGAAGAGCTGACGACTGGCGTACTGCTTACCGAAGAGCTTGCTGGCGCAGTACCGCACAAGGTGCCATTAATTTGTGGACGCTCAGCGCTATTGCCGGTTTTTGTTCCCTGGAATCCAAATGAAATAGATTGACCGGCAGCAATGTTGCCATTCCAGGATACGTTGGTTGCCGTGTATGGATTGTTACCCGATAGATTGGCATTCCAGCTATTGGTAATACGATTGTTGGCATATTGCCAATTTACGCTCCAATTGTTGACGGCTGCGCCTGTATCATTTTTTACCGTAATACTTGCTACGAAGCCATTGGACCATTCATTGTCGACTTGGTAAGTACAAGCAGCCGATGCTGTTTGTGTCGCGAGGGCGATAGTAGCAGCCACCCCAAAATAGAATAACGATCGTTTTACATTACGCCAATTATCTGGGGAGGATTGGTTTGATTTATACATAATTCAAATCCTTAGCGAATAATGAAGAAATCCGCGAATGTTAACCATTCGCGGCGATAGGATTGGGGTTTGCCGAGACCTGTTAATTTATTGTTATGATTTTTAATTTTTATTCATTCGATAAAATAAAAATTTTTATATCGCATTTATAGTGAGGGGAATCTCCTATCCCTATATCAATCGGGATAGGAGAAGTCTTATTGTGAAGAGTCACAAACCTTTACGATTTATGTTATTTCTTCAGTCGCAACAAACCCAATTTATAAGGAATAGTGTTGTAAGTTGAGCCTGTGCCTGATTCGCCTTGATAGAGGAATTCAAGGTTGCATGGATCAACCGTCAGACGCTCATCGTAACCGGAACGAACGAGTTCGCCATGGCTGATACCATTAGCCCACTTACCAGTTGGCCACTCCACATTGTTATTACCTGCAAATGGGTTTGCATCAGTATCTGCCAGTGGCGTCCATGGGCCATCCAGACTGGATGATGTCCATGAGCGGAACATACGTGGGCCACTTGGCCAGGCTTCAACCAACAACAAATATTTATTTTGTCCATCCAATTTATAAACGTTAGGCGCTTCAAATAAATACTGGTTGCCATTGCCACGATGATCTTCCATCACGATGGAATAACCGGAGAAATTGGGGAAATTGCCGATAGTGGTTTTGGATACATACAACACACCGTCGTCGCGTGAGAAATATAAATAGCAGTGGGTATCATTACAAATCACCCAGAAATCCAAGGCGCCATTAGGTTCACCTTGCAGCAAGCGCTGCTTGGCTGACCAATTGGGGTTTCTAATGTCGTCCGTTGTGGCATAAGTACCCGGCCACTGGGTAATCAAATACCATTTGTTATGTGGACGGAAGAAAAATACCTGTGGTGCAACAGCGTTGCCAACACGAGTACCATTCATGGAAGTATGCGGTGCTTGTTGTGCATTGTTCCAATCAGTGAAGCTGGTGTACATGGATTTGTAGGAGGTGTCATAGTAGGTCGCATACACATGGTAAGTACCGTTATATTTCACAACCGACGGATCTTTAATAGATACCCAACCCTGGTTTTTTGGACTGATTAATGGACCAGTCGATGTCCATCTCAGCGGCGCTTTTAATTCACAGGTCTGGCCCGTACTGCTGCTGGAACTGCTTGAGCTACTGGAAGAACTGGAGCCAGGAACAACATCACCCGTGATGAAAAAATCATCCGCATAATAACTAATGGTGGTCTCTGTCGCTTCAATAATGAAATGCTGGAATGCTGTGGAACCTAACTGAGTGTAATAACCTTGCAGCAAACGCCACTCGGTAGATGATGCAGTGATGGTCGCCACACGAGTGTATTCGTTATAGGTTGTGGTATCCGAATCATCCAGGCGTTTTGCTGTCAGGCTGATAACACTATCCGGTGTGCCGGGCGCTAGTTTTACCCATACACCCACATCATACTGGTTGCCGTTAGTGAGAGAACCCACATTAAATGTCAAACCATTCCACGCCGCTGTGCGCCCGGTAATTAATGCACTGGCAGAACCACTGCGCTTATCGGCTGTTGAACGAGCAACAGTTCCTGCGGTGGTTCCCCAATTAGTCAGGCCAGATTCCACGCCACCATTTTGTGCAAAGTTATTGGCTGGTAATGAAGCATTTGCCGATGAAGCAACGCTGCTACGCACGCTGGATGCAACCATTGAACTGGAGCTTGAATTAGCGCTTGAACTGGAGCGTGGTACAGAACTGGTAGCAGCGCTACACAAAGCACCATTCACACTGGGGCGCTCAGCGCTTCCACCACGTTTATCAACCTGAAAACCAAATGATACAGACTGACCTGCAGCAATATTGCCATTCCAACTCATATTGGTGGCCGTATAGGGACTGCTGCCAGAAAAATTGGCATTCCAACCGCTAGTCATACGATTGGTAGCGTATTGCCAATTTACACTCCAATTATTAACTGCTGCATTGGTATCATTTTTTACTGTGATATTAGCAACATAACCACTCGACCATTCACTTTCAATCGAGTAAGTACATGCTGCCGACACCGCCGAGGATGCAACCATAAGGCCCATCCCCAAACCAATTACACCGCAGGTATTGCGCAAGATTTGCGATAGTAAATTGGCGGAGTATTTTTGCTTATTCATAATTCATCTCCGTTAATGGATTAAGTTATTTCACTTTATAGATTTTTATTTATTGACCGAGCCGATAATAATCAAAGTCCACATAACCACCGGTAGATTGTGTGGCGTAATTGAAAAGAGCAAAGCGATAACCCATAAAATGCTTCAGGTCATAGGTCATGCGTAAGGTGCTACCAATCACAGTCCAGTTATTACCATCAAGACTGTAGTAAAACCTTCCCTGATCAGTTTGGTTACGAAAATCCATATCAATGCGGAAATACACGCGATCCTGGTTTAAACCAATGCGAGTAATTTCTTGTGGCGAGCCGGATGTGGTGTCCACCATGACAATGGATTTATTACCTCCCGTTTTGTTTACACCAACAAAACCGTAACGCGTTTGCAATGCGCCAAGCCCGGCATAATCACCGTCTTTCATGCCGGCAGTTTCCATGGCAATGCGCGCTGAGCTTTGCGGGCCGAATGTACGCTGTGTAAGACTATTGCGTGCCACTTCAAAATTAGCAGCGGTGCGCTTGGTAGTAAGGCGCAAGTAACCAGGGCGATTCAATAACGACCAACCACTGTTATCCGGGTTGTGATTCCATTGCCATTGCAATGGCAAGCTGGAGGAACCTTGCGAACCTTGGTTAAACTCATCGGCAGTGACTATGCCTCGCAGATTTTTATCCTCTACGACGAATCCCAACTTTTGAGGAACCTTGCCACTAACTCCCATTACCGGCCAACCATCTTGCCAGCTCACAGGAACCAAATAAGGAATTCGCCCTACTGCACCGGAATCGCGGAATAAAAAGGCATACCAATTTCCAGTGGGCGTATCAACCAATCCACCTTGCGCTACACCTTGATCCTGTAATGCAATGCGCCCCTCGTAAGGCCCCGTTAAATTATTGGAACGGAAAATTAATTGTGTCCGCGATTTTCCTGATGGCCAAGTAATTAAAGAGATGTAATAGCGACCATTGATTTTCTGCAAATGCGTGCCCTCTGGACGAACAATAAAGTTTGTTCCCGCCACAGAAGACGATTTGGTAATGATGGTCTGGTTTAATCCACCCGGTTTAATTGCTGATGCATCCGCCGTTAGCTCGATAATTTTTATATCATCAATACCATAAGCCAAAAATGCGCGACCATTTTCAAAAAACAATGAGCTGTCGTGATACAAGCCATTCAAGGCGGAAACTGTCCAAGGGCCATTTTCAATATCGCGGGTTTTGTAGATATAGGTTTTATTCGTGGTGTACGAGAAGGTACTGACGTAGTAAGTACCATCCACGTAGCGAATACTGCTAGCCCAGGAACCTTTTCCATAGGCATTTTGACCATTCTCCAAATTAAGCGCGCTGGTGTTATCCAATGTGCTGTAGGCGTAATTAATCAGCGACCAATTTACAAGATCCGTTGATTTCATGATGGGCACACCGGGACTCATGTGCATGGTTGTGCTACTCATATAATAAGTATTACCCACACGAATCACCGAAGGATCTGGAACATCTGCCCAAATTGTTGGATTGCTCGCCTCAACCAGATTAAATGCTGACGATGAACTTGCAGCATTGCTGGATATTCTTGAACTACTACTCATCGCCACTGAAGATGCAGGTCGGGACGACGAAGTAGTCGTCGCATTTGATGAACTGCTCGCTGCACGCGACGAAGAAGTGACGGAACCACCACAAGGTGCGCCATTAATCACAGGGACTTCTGCGGCCGCAGTACCTTTGGTGCCTTGAAAACCAAACTCTACAGTCTGATTCGGTTGAATAGTGGCATTCCATGAAAGATTGCTGGCGGAATATGGATTAGCGCCAGACAAGTTGGCATTCCAGCTATTGGTGATACGGTTATCACCAGAGTACTGCCAATTAACTGACCAATTATTAATCGCACCAGTACCAGTGTTAGTAATTTTTATTGCTGCAGTAAAACCATTATTCCATTGATTAGTGACTTGGTATTGGCAGCTTGCGTGTACATTCCACGCAAAAAGCAGCGCAAAAAAACTGCCACCTATTTTTATACGCGATACTGCATAGCGAGCACTTACCTTGTTATTTGCGCGCATGGGAATTCTCCCTGATTATTATGAATGGGTTGGGTGTTTGACGAAGGGATTAAGAGGAGCGGCTCATAAAATCCTTTCCATGAGCCACCAAAAACCAAATTACTTTCTATTACTTCCTAATATAATTATTCAGCAGCCAAGTCATTGCGGGGCGCGGCGTACCGTTTTCGGAAATCAAGCCGGA
The nucleotide sequence above comes from Cellvibrio sp. PSBB023. Encoded proteins:
- a CDS encoding IS3 family transposase, giving the protein MKYALIREHLEAFSVTLMCRVLSVSRSGFYRWAVRGEKSQRQQKRECRERQIMDTYATYKARYGAPRIAKELQAIGYPCSVNFVANVLKLQGLKAHNGKAFNYGSHALTMHNVSENLLWRRFGANKPNEKWTTDITYIWVEKQWLYLAVVMDLYSRSIVGWSLDTSMTEALVTNALRMAFERRETQPGLIIHSDRGVQYRAQKYIDFMVRHGATPSMSRKGNCWDNAPMESFFSRLKVELIYTQQFHSIDEAKSSIFEYIEVFYNRLRRHSSIGYVAPAEFERRAALAA
- a CDS encoding non-reducing end alpha-L-arabinofuranosidase family hydrolase, translated to MNKQKYSANLLSQILRNTCGVIGLGMGLMVASSAVSAACTYSIESEWSSGYVANITVKNDTNAAVNNWSVNWQYATNRMTSGWNANFSGSSPYTATNMSWNGNIAAGQSVSFGFQVDKRGGSAERPSVNGALCSAATSSVPRSSSSANSSSSSMVASSVRSSVASSANASLPANNFAQNGGVESGLTNWGTTAGTVARSTADKRSGSASALITGRTAAWNGLTFNVGSLTNGNQYDVGVWVKLAPGTPDSVISLTAKRLDDSDTTTYNEYTRVATITASSTEWRLLQGYYTQLGSTAFQHFIIEATETTISYYADDFFITGDVVPGSSSSSSSSSSSSSTGQTCELKAPLRWTSTGPLISPKNQGWVSIKDPSVVKYNGTYHVYATYYDTSYKSMYTSFTDWNNAQQAPHTSMNGTRVGNAVAPQVFFFRPHNKWYLITQWPGTYATTDDIRNPNWSAKQRLLQGEPNGALDFWVICNDTHCYLYFSRDDGVLYVSKTTIGNFPNFSGYSIVMEDHRGNGNQYLFEAPNVYKLDGQNKYLLLVEAWPSGPRMFRSWTSSSLDGPWTPLADTDANPFAGNNNVEWPTGKWANGISHGELVRSGYDERLTVDPCNLEFLYQGESGTGSTYNTIPYKLGLLRLKK
- a CDS encoding transposase, which encodes MARKKTQAYTEEFRREAVKRAEQEGNTTASVARDLGISAQQIYNWRRQFTRLSEKQFNSVAGVDYSKNESDELRQLKRRNAELEKELAFLKKAAAYFANQHE
- a CDS encoding family 43 glycosylhydrolase, which codes for MRANNKVSARYAVSRIKIGGSFFALLFAWNVHASCQYQVTNQWNNGFTAAIKITNTGTGAINNWSVNWQYSGDNRITNSWNANLSGANPYSASNLSWNATIQPNQTVEFGFQGTKGTAAAEVPVINGAPCGGSVTSSSRAASSSSNATTTSSSRPASSVAMSSSSRISSNAASSSSAFNLVEASNPTIWADVPDPSVIRVGNTYYMSSTTMHMSPGVPIMKSTDLVNWSLINYAYSTLDNTSALNLENGQNAYGKGSWASSIRYVDGTYYVSTFSYTTNKTYIYKTRDIENGPWTVSALNGLYHDSSLFFENGRAFLAYGIDDIKIIELTADASAIKPGGLNQTIITKSSSVAGTNFIVRPEGTHLQKINGRYYISLITWPSGKSRTQLIFRSNNLTGPYEGRIALQDQGVAQGGLVDTPTGNWYAFLFRDSGAVGRIPYLVPVSWQDGWPVMGVSGKVPQKLGFVVEDKNLRGIVTADEFNQGSQGSSSLPLQWQWNHNPDNSGWSLLNRPGYLRLTTKRTAANFEVARNSLTQRTFGPQSSARIAMETAGMKDGDYAGLGALQTRYGFVGVNKTGGNKSIVMVDTTSGSPQEITRIGLNQDRVYFRIDMDFRNQTDQGRFYYSLDGNNWTVIGSTLRMTYDLKHFMGYRFALFNYATQSTGGYVDFDYYRLGQ
- a CDS encoding cellulose binding domain-containing protein, with product MYKSNQSSPDNWRNVKRSLFYFGVAATIALATQTASAACTYQVDNEWSNGFVASITVKNDTGAAVNNWSVNWQYANNRITNSWNANLSGNNPYTATNVSWNGNIAAGQSISFGFQGTKTGNSAERPQINGTLCGTAPASSSVSSTPVVSSSSSSSSIVVASSSRTSSSSSRTSSSVASNACPSQVENAFQMLAPRIPATIQAEDFDPAGYFDSTAANEGGAYRTDTGVDIKTITNGHAVGWMTAGEWLEYTVYVETEGDYDVIIRSGAVGTGRTLKISQCNTTLIESFQVPNVNNWGEFKTWSAGKVRLKPGYQKIRVTVGATDYVDLDWVHIGPYSGVIDPPTTPTNPNGAIPSDGCGKARSQQNGRHNLNVNGLNRSYILRVPDNYNNQNPYRLIIGYHWLNGDATQVANGGNGSATETPYYGLWNLAQNSTIFIAPEGIDKGWANSGGRDLAFTDAILNQIQSNFCIDKSRIFATGFSYGAGMSNAVACARANVFRGVALYAGAQLSGCDGGTLPIAYFATHGLDDNVLSISQGRSLRDRFVRNNRCTAQNPLEPSRGSGTHICTSYQGCTAGYPVRWCAFDGGHWPSQHDAGQPESWIPQEAWKFISQF